Genomic window (Sediminispirochaeta smaragdinae DSM 11293):
AGAGGGTGTCTTGATATTGAGAAGCCGGATGTATCGATCGGCAAGTTCGTTCTGTTTGGCAAGAGGGAGGAGTCGAAAGATGCCGGTTTTCGCCTGCAGAGCGATGATGAGATTTTCCCTGACGGAAAGGTCGCCGATCACCCCCTCTTCCTTTCGGTCTTCGGGAAGAAAGGCCATCCCTGCCCGCATAGAGTCGATGGGAGCGTGGGCCCGCAGGCTACGCCCCTTGACGAAGAGCTCACCCTTTTCGGGTCTTTCGGCGCAGTAAAGCAGACGGGCCAATTCGGAACGCCCGGAGCCGAGGAGACCAGCAAGGCCGATGACCTCCCCCTTTTTTATGTCGATATCGAATGGCTTAATCATGCCGGAACGGGAGAGCCCCACGGCATGAACCATAGTCGTTTCATCGCTGGAGGCCTCTCCTGTTTCGGTCTTCACGCTTCTGATTTCGGCAAGATCGTCAAAATCACGGCCAAGCATTTTGGCCACAAGCTGTACCCTGGGCAGCTCTGCGACCGGATACTGGCCCACCAGCTCTCCGTTCCGCAGGACCGTAATCCTATCGCATACCTCATATACCTGATCAAGGAAATGGGTCACAAAGACGACACCGACCCCGTGGTCCTTTAGATTTCGCATAACGGTAAAGAGCTTTTTCACCTCATTATCATCGAGAGAGCTTGTCGGCTCATCGAGAATGAGTACCTTGCACTGGAAATCGACGGCCCTGGCAATTGCCACCATCTGCTGTATCGCCACGGAATAATCTGCAAGGGGCTTTGTGGCATCGATATCCACCCCGACGATTTCCAGTGCACGGCTGGCACGTTTGTTCATCTCTTTCCAGTTCACAGCCCCAAAGGTGGTAAGGGGCTGGCGCCCCACAAAGAGATTTTCCGCAACGGTGATGTTGGGACAGAGGTTTATCTCCTGGTAGACTGTACTGATACCGTTTCTCTGGGCCTCTTCGGGAGAGTGGTTCACGACCGGCCGATCAAAGCCGGAAACACGAATCTCGCCGTCGTCCATAACATAGACACCGGTCAGCACCTTAATAAGGGTACTTTTGCCGGCGCCATTCTCCCCCATGAGTGCGTGGATTTCCCCGCTTCTCAGGAAGAAATCCACATCATTCAAGGCCT
Coding sequences:
- a CDS encoding sugar ABC transporter ATP-binding protein, with amino-acid sequence MEEKNILEMRHISKAFPGVKALNDVDFFLRSGEIHALMGENGAGKSTLIKVLTGVYVMDDGEIRVSGFDRPVVNHSPEEAQRNGISTVYQEINLCPNITVAENLFVGRQPLTTFGAVNWKEMNKRASRALEIVGVDIDATKPLADYSVAIQQMVAIARAVDFQCKVLILDEPTSSLDDNEVKKLFTVMRNLKDHGVGVVFVTHFLDQVYEVCDRITVLRNGELVGQYPVAELPRVQLVAKMLGRDFDDLAEIRSVKTETGEASSDETTMVHAVGLSRSGMIKPFDIDIKKGEVIGLAGLLGSGRSELARLLYCAERPEKGELFVKGRSLRAHAPIDSMRAGMAFLPEDRKEEGVIGDLSVRENLIIALQAKTGIFRLLPLAKQNELADRYIRLLNIKTPSPETLVKQLSGGNQQKVILGRWLITNPEFLILDEPTRGIDVGTKTEIQKLIIKLAEEGVTVLFISSEIEEMLRTVNRLYILCDRQKTGELANDDLSQNEVMAAIAGGTCS